A stretch of the Aegilops tauschii subsp. strangulata cultivar AL8/78 chromosome 4, Aet v6.0, whole genome shotgun sequence genome encodes the following:
- the LOC109734847 gene encoding uncharacterized protein: MAKGRRRAVAAGGGRPRGGGSAGAAAASGSKDYISAGVNLMGAHLGMRRMNSEQSEAIKRVIESSDVVDPDRAMRMLDNVNASDSDSSDNEEMEDYGPLHEAAGTGRMDTCKYLVEELGFDINADANNDSGMTPLACAVARGKAIAVRYLLDKGANLNKQDSVGFSPLHYATKKGNDGLVRLLLSKGASADISSCEGTPLHVAVSDGNYGIVQSLLQHDADPNRVFSDLGTPMTAAVLCADVICVAGKISVSAALKCMKLLVKAGAGLNCTTPDTPLVIATSKDLTECVQYLLEVGADANIPSNYNGTTPIEIAADSGKRELVEILFPYTKPIQRVSNWSVDGIITHAKSKHLKDKGKQCDKASKVKQSDKDSKVKRKEDASARKSSSEEKVIQDKKAELKSLGAKAVEEKDYAGASKFYSEAIKVDPKDATLYSNRSLCHLRIGEAHDALVDADACIRLRPDWPKGYCRKGAALTALKDHKEACDAYMAAVKLDPSNQELHEAFWEAVAAMKAELGAGQSGSSSDSD, translated from the exons ATGGCGAAGGGGAGgcgccgcgccgtcgccgccggcggcggccggcCCCGCGGGGGCGGGTCTGCCGGAGCGGCGGCCGCTTCGGGGAGCAAGGACTACATCTCCGCCGGCGTCAACCTCATGGGCGCCCACCTCGGGATGCGCCGCATGA ACAGCGAGCAGTCGGAGGCGATTAAGCGCGTCATCGAGTCCTCGGACGTCGTCGACCCCGACCGCGCCATGA GGATGTTGGACAATGTGAATGCGAGCGACAGCGATTCGTCGGACAACGAGGAGATGGAGGACTATGGGCCGCTGCACGAGGCGGCCGGCACGGGGAGGATGGACACCTGCAAGTACCTGGTGGAGGAGCTTGGGTTCGACATCAATGCTGATGCCAACAATGATTCGG GCATGACACCCTTGGCTTGTGCGGTGGCGCGTGGTAAAGCAATTGCTGTGAGGTATTTGCTTGACAAAGGCGCTAATCTGAATAAGCAAGACAGTGTGGGCTTTTCTCCTCTGCACTATGCTACAAAGAAAG GAAACGATGGGCTGGTACGACTGTTGCTATCCAAAGGAGCTAGTGCTGATATATCCTCTTGTGAAGGGACACCACTACACGTGGCTGTGTCGGATGGGAATTATGGCATCGTCCAGTCTTTATTGCAGCATGATGCAGAT CCAAACAGGGTTTTTTCAGATTTAGGAACACCCATGACTGCTGCAGTTCTTTGTGCTGATGTTATTTGTGTCGCTGGAAAAATTTCTGTGTCTGCTGCTTTGAAGTGCATGAAGCTTCTTGTCAAG GCTGGTGCTGGTTTGAACTGCACGACTCCTGATACTCCATTGGTGATAGCAACCAGCAAAGACTTAACTGAATGTGTCCAGTACTTGTTGGAGGTCGGTGCAGATGCCAATATTCCAAGCAACTAT AATGGTACGACACCAATAGAAATCGCTGCAGACTCTGGAAAAAGAGAGCTCGTGGAGATTCTATTTCCATACACTAAACCCATTCAACGTGTGTCAAACTGGAGTGTTGATGGAATCATTACCCACGCAAAATCAAAGCACTTGAAGGACAAG GGTAAGCAATGTGATAAGGCCAGCAAGGTTAAGCAAAGTGACAAGGACAGCAAGGTTAAGCGGAAAGAGGATGCCAGTGCACGGAAGTCCTCTTCCGAG GAGAAGGTAATTCAAGATAAGAAGGCTGAGCTGAAATCACTTGGTGCAAAAGCAGTAGAGGAAAAGGACTATGCCGGTGCATCAAAATTCTACAGCGAG GCAATCAAAGTGGATCCTAAAGATGCAACGCTCTATTCGAATAGAAGCCTATGCCATCTAAGGATTGGTGAAGCACATGATGCTCTGGTGGATGCTGATGCTTGCATCAGGCTGCGGCCTGATTGGCCAAAGGGTTACTGCCGGAAAGGAGCTGCCTTAACAGCGCTCAAG GATCACAAGGAAGCATGCGATGCGTACATGGCTGCGGTGAAACTGGATCCTTCAAATCAGGAGCTGCATGAAGCATTTTG GGAGGCGGTTGCGGCAATGAAGGCGGAACTTGGCGCTGGACAAAGCGGCAGCTCATCGGACTCCGATTAG
- the LOC109734853 gene encoding uncharacterized protein produces the protein MDDDDRESLAYVRFRGVGALHSAASKGDMGICKYLVEELGFDVDSEAANPGSGATPLSFAVGHGEVNATRYFLEKGADPNIKDSSNGTTPLHEAVATGCDEIARLLLSKGANVDAPSPHGTPLVAAAAHGKFSAMKILLEHHADPNKVSWDLGTPLTTSLYVTPERMNGSTCLECMKLLVKAGADVNCTTPETPLAIATNNGLTTCVKYLLEVGANINVPSKQVKKGDSDSKASLKSSVAKAAEGKNYVAASKFYSEDKSSDKDRKAWLKSQGAKAVECKDYAAASKFYTEGGG, from the exons ATGGACGACGATGACAGGGAGTCGCTTGCCTACGTGAGGTTCAGGGGCGTTGGGGCATTGCATTCCGCAGCATCCAAGGGTGATATGGGGATCTGCAAGTACTTGGTGGAGGAGCTTGGATTTGATGTCGACTCCGAGGCTGCTAATCCCGGCTCTG GTGCGACGCCTTTGTCTTTTGCGGTGGGGCATGGGGAAGTGAATGCCACAAGGTATTTTCTTGAAAAAGGTGCTGATCCCAACATAAAAGATTCCTCCAACGGCACGACGCCTCTGCATGAAGCAGTAGCAACAG GCTGTGATGAAATTGCACGACTGCTGCTATCGAAAGGagctaatgttgatgcaccttcTCCTCATGGGACACCTCTAGTTGCCGCTGCAGCTCATGGGAAGTTCAGTGCTATGAAGATTTTGCTGGAGCACCATGCAGAT CCGAATAAAGTCTCATGGGACCTTGGTACACCCCTGACCACATCACTCTATGTTACTCCTGAAAGAATGAATGGATCCACTTGCTTAGAGTGCATGAAACTTCTTGTCAAG GCTGGTGCGGATGTCAATTGTACAACTCCTGAAACTCCATTGGCGATAGCAACTAACAATGGCTTAACCACATGCGTTAAATACTTGTTGGAGGTTGGCGCAAATATCAATGTTCCATCTAAGCAG GTTAAGAAAGGTGACAGTGATAGCAAAGCTTCACTGAAATCAAGTGTTGCAAAAGCTGCTGAAGGGAAGAACTATGTTGCTGCATCAAAATTCTATTCTGAG GACAAGTCAAGTGACAAAGATAGGAAGGCTTGGCTGAAATCACAAGGTGCAAAAGCAGTTGAGTGCAAGGACTATGCTGCGGCATCAAAATTCTATACGGAG GGGGGCGGTTGA